GCCAACGACCTTGAGGCCGACTCGGTCGTGGTCGCGAGGGCGCTGCGATCCGTGTCCACCGGGAAGCTGTTCAAGAAACTGGGGGCGGCCGAGCCGACGGCGGTTGCGGCTGTCCGCGAAGTCGTGGCTACCCTCCTTGACCTGGGCTGACCACGTCGCCGCAAACGCGTTCGCCGCCGATCATGCACGGCTGCGGGGCACCACGCTGGCCCTTCTGAGCCAATGCAGTCCGCCGGGTGCCTCTCTGGCCCGGTCAAATGGTCCCGTGCCGGCCAGGATGGTTGCGGCGGCGCGTTGTCGCGCCCCCGGGCGCGTTCGCTTCCACCAAAGTCGGAACTTGGTCTCCGGCAATGTCGGAACTACACTCCCAGCATTGCACGAACTAGCGGCTTATTGGGAAGGGATGGCGGGCCGCTATGGAGACTCCGGGGACCTATCTGCCCAGGCTCGTCGATGACGCGTTGGCCGACCAGATGCGGGTTTTCGGCGCGGTCCTGATCGAGGGCCCCAAGTGGTGCGGCAAGACCTGGACCGCGACCCGACTGGCGCGCTCGGTCGCCTGGGTGGCAGACCCGACCGGGGACTACACGACGCGGCGAATCGCCACCGTGGATCCGTTCTCCCTCCTCAAGACCGGCAAGCCCGTCCTCCTGGATGAGTGGCAGGACGCCCCGTGGCTGTGGGACGCCGTGCGGATGGCGGTGGACCAAACTCCTGGTCCGGGCCAGTACCTGCTCACCGGTTCGGCGACACCCAAGGAAGGTGTGACCGCCCATTCAGGCACGGGCCGGATCGCGCGGCTGCGAATGTGGCCCATGTCCCTGCTCGAATCCGGGGAGTCGTCCGGGGCGGTGTCTCTTCGCCGGCTCCTCGAAGGCGACCCGCCGGTCACGGCGGCGGGCCGCCTGACTGAAACCCAACTGGTCGACGTCATCCTGCGGGGCGGCTGGCCTGGCAACCTGGGGGCACCTTCGTCCCCGGCAATGGCGTTGCCGAGGGCCTATCTGGAGTCCGTTGCGAACTCGGACGCCTCGCGGATCGACTCCGTCCGGCGGGACCCCGTCCGCTTGGCGGCGCTGCTCGCCTCCTTGGCCCGCTACACGGCCACCACGGTCGCCAACACCACCTTGACACGCGACATCGGCGTTTCGGGCGGAGCCACCGTCTCGACTAAGACCCTGGCCGACTACCTGGACGTGCTGCGCCGTCTGCACGTCCTCCACGAGATCCCGGCCTGGTCGCCCGCGCTCCGCTCCCCCGTCCGGTTGCGCCGCAGCCCGAAACGCATGCTGGTGGACCCCTCGCTGGCGGCGGCCGGGATCCAGGCCGGCCCGGAGATGCTGGCCGCGGACAGAAAAACCCTCGGCCTACTCTTCGAGAACCTCTGCCTGCGCGACCTGAGCGTCTACGCCGCCGCCAGTGGCGCAGCCGTCTGGCATTACCGCGACCAGGCAGAGCTTGAGGCGGACGCGATCATCCAAGACCGCTCCGGGCGCTGGATCGGAGTGGAAATCAAACTCGGCCCCCACCAAGAGAACGCCGCCGCCGCATCGCTGGTCGCGCTCAGAAACAAGATGGCGGCGGCCGGCGAACGCCCGCCCTCCGCCCTCGTGGTCGTTGTGGGCCCAGGGAGCTTCGCCCATCAGCGCGACGACGGAGTCTCCGTGGTGCCAGTCGACCTCATGGGACCCTGACCCCGGAGGCCCCCCTCCTAGCTCTCGGCTAGCCCCGTGAACGACACCACCCGCCGGGTGGTGTCGCTGGGCGGTGGCAGCCGGCATCGCGGCGGAAACCGGCCAACCCCACGACCAGCGCAAACGCCAGCGGGCGCCGGAGGGGCGCCGCCTAGGTTCACCCGTGAACGACACCACCGGCCCGGTGGTGTCGCCGGGCGGTGGCAGCCGGCATCGCGGCGGAAACCAGCCAACCCCACGACCAGCGCAACCGCCAGCGGGCACCAGAGAGGCACCGCCTAGGTTCACCCGGGAACGACACCACCGAACGGGTGGCGTCGCTGGGCGGTGGCAGCCGGCGTCGCGGCGGAAACCGGCCAACCCCACGACCAGCGCAAACACCGGCGGGCACCAGAGGGTAGCCGACCAAGCCCACCCGTGAACGACACCACCGGACGGGTGGTGTCGTTGGGCGGTGGCAGCCGGCGTCGCGGCGGAAACAGGTCAACCCCACGACCAGCGCAAACGCCAGCGGGCGCCGGAGGGGCGCCGCCTGGGTTCACCCGGGAACGACACCACCGGACGAGTGGTGTCGTTGGGCGGTGGGGGCAGCCGTGGCGGCGGAAAACGGCCAGCCCTCCGACCAGCGCAAACACCGGCGGGCACCAGACGGGCGCCGACCAAGCCCACCCGGGAACGACACCACCGGCCGGGTGGTGTCGATCAGTGGTGGAGGGGGCGGCGCCAGGTGCCCGGACCGGCCTGCCCCTGGGCGCTGGACGCCGCTTGCGTAAACCCTCGGGATCAGGCCAGCGGGAGCGCGTCCCAGCCGCCGTCGCGGCGGCGGGCCTCGGCGGCCGCCAGGAGGCCGACCACCGCCGAAGGCGAATGGACCGCCCCCGTCATGACCAGGGCGACCGCCTCCTCCAGGGGGATCCAGGCGGGGACCAGGCTGGCCTCCTCGTCTTCCCGCTCAAACCGGTCGGCGGCGGGAACCGCCGCCAAGTCGCGGGCCAGGAAGACGTGGATGACCTCGTCGGTCCCGCCCGGCGTGGTGTTGAAGGTCAGCAGGTGCCGCCAGTCGCCGGCCGTCAGATCGGCCTCCTCGTTCAACTCCCGCTTGGCCGTTTCCACCGGCGGCTCGCCCGCCACGTCCAGCAAACCCGCCGGCGGCTCCCACAGCAGCGCCCGCACCGGATGGCGGTATTGCCGCTGGAGCAGCACCCGGCCCTCCGCGTCCACCGCGATGATCGCCACCGCGCCCGGATGCGCCATGAACTCGCGCCGGATCGACGCCCCGTCCGGCAGGGTGGCGTCTTCCGCCACGATGTCCCAGACCCGGCCATGGAAAACCGTCTCAGAGCTGGTCACGGGGTACGCCACCGGCTGGTCCCGCACCTCCGCGCCCGTTCCCGCGCCCGATGCCGTGCCGCCAGACCCAGCAACCAGCCCAGACCCAGCAACCAGCCCAGACCCAGCGCCCGCGCCGCCCGGCCCCCCGCTCACGGCTCGACCTCCAGCAGCCTGGTTTCGGCCTGGCGCGCCAGCGCCGCGCCGACCAGCCCCGCGAACAGCGGATGCGCCCTGGTGGGCCGCGACTTGAACTCCGGGTGCGCCTGGGTGCCCACGTAATAGGGATGGGCGTCGGCGTCCAGTTCCACGAATTCGACCAACGAGCGGTCCGGCGACCAGCCGGAGACCTTCAGCCCCGCCTCCTCCAACCGGTCGCGGTAGGCGTTGTTGACCTCGTAACGGTGCCGATGCCGCTCGGAGACCTTGAGCGAGCCGTACGCCCTGGCCGCTTGGGACTCGGGCGCCAAGACGGCATCGTAGGCACCCAAACGCATGGTGCCCCCCAAGTCGCCCTCCCCCTCGACGATGTGGCGCTGCTCGGCCATGGTGGCGACCACCGGATCCGGGGTGGCCGGGTCGAATTCGGTGGAGGACGCCTCCGGCAGGCCGAGCACGTCGCGGGCGAACTCGATCACCATGCACTGCAAGCCGAGGCACAGCCCCAGGGTGGGGATGGCGTTCTCGCGGGCGAACCGCAAGGCTCCCAACTTGCCCTCTATCCCGCGGATGCCGAAACCGCCGGGCACCACGACGGCATCGACGTCCGCCAACTGCTGGCGGGCGCCGGCGGGGGTCTCGCAGGTGTCGGAGGCGACCCAGCGGATGTCGACCCGGGAATTATGGTGGAAGCCGCCGGCGCGCAGGGCCTCGCAAACGGACAGGTAGGC
This genomic window from Bifidobacteriaceae bacterium contains:
- a CDS encoding DUF4143 domain-containing protein, whose amino-acid sequence is METPGTYLPRLVDDALADQMRVFGAVLIEGPKWCGKTWTATRLARSVAWVADPTGDYTTRRIATVDPFSLLKTGKPVLLDEWQDAPWLWDAVRMAVDQTPGPGQYLLTGSATPKEGVTAHSGTGRIARLRMWPMSLLESGESSGAVSLRRLLEGDPPVTAAGRLTETQLVDVILRGGWPGNLGAPSSPAMALPRAYLESVANSDASRIDSVRRDPVRLAALLASLARYTATTVANTTLTRDIGVSGGATVSTKTLADYLDVLRRLHVLHEIPAWSPALRSPVRLRRSPKRMLVDPSLAAAGIQAGPEMLAADRKTLGLLFENLCLRDLSVYAAASGAAVWHYRDQAELEADAIIQDRSGRWIGVEIKLGPHQENAAAASLVALRNKMAAAGERPPSALVVVVGPGSFAHQRDDGVSVVPVDLMGP
- a CDS encoding NUDIX hydrolase, which codes for MSGGPGGAGAGSGLVAGSGLVAGSGGTASGAGTGAEVRDQPVAYPVTSSETVFHGRVWDIVAEDATLPDGASIRREFMAHPGAVAIIAVDAEGRVLLQRQYRHPVRALLWEPPAGLLDVAGEPPVETAKRELNEEADLTAGDWRHLLTFNTTPGGTDEVIHVFLARDLAAVPAADRFEREDEEASLVPAWIPLEEAVALVMTGAVHSPSAVVGLLAAAEARRRDGGWDALPLA